The Halomonas sp. THAF5a genome segment GCGGCGCCAGCGGCGGCCGCTCGGGATCGAAGGGCCGGGCCCCCTGAGCCGCGATGATGGCCTGCATCTTCTCGAGGGCCCGGCCGGCGTCGAGGATGTCCCGGGCCAGGCCGAAGCCGTCGCCGCCGCGCACGTCCGGGTCGAACTCCAGCATCCGCCCGGCCAGGCGCAGCGCCTTCTGGCGCAGGTCCATGGGCGCCTCGGGGTGGTTGGTGAGCACTCGCATCACGTCCCGGGCCTCGAGCACCGGACCGATGCCACGTCCCACCGGCTGGCTGCCGTCGGTGATCACCACGTCCAGGGTCAGGCCCATGCGCCCGGCCACGAACTCGAAGAGCTTGCGCAGCCGGCGCGCCTCGGGCATCGAGCGCAACTTGGCGTGGGGGCCGATGGGGATATCGAGCAGCAGATGGGTGGAGCCGGCGGCGACCTTCTTGGAGAGGATCGAGGCGACCATCTGCCCCGGCGAGTCGATGGCGAGCGGGCGCTCCACCGAGATCAGCACGTCGTCGGCCGGCGAGAGCTGGCTGGTGCCACCCCAGGCCAGGCAGCCGCGGTGAGTGCGCACTAGCTGACCCAGCTCATCGAAGGGCAGGTCGACATTGGCCAGCACCTCCATGGTGTCGGCGGTGCCCGAGGGCGAGGTGATGGCCCGCGAGGAGGTCTTGGGACACAGCAGGCCGTGGGCGGCGACGATCGGCACCACCAGCATCGAGGTGCGGTTGCCGGGGATGCCGCCGATGCAGTGCTTGTCGACCACGGGGTGCTCGTGCCAGTCGAGCCGGCGCCCCACCCGGCTCATGGCATCGCTCAGGTAGAACACCTCCTCGCGGTCGAGCTCGTTGCG includes the following:
- a CDS encoding thymidine phosphorylase family protein — its product is MTRSPLAEAAPAQDHLSPLTLRRVGIDTYRENVAYMHRECDRYRAEGFQALAKVEVRADGQRILATLNVVDDAAIVSCGELGLSEEAFATLGVAEGQPVSILQAEPPPSIPALHRKIAGERLSRDDLLHIVQDIAERRYSKIELTAFVVACDRNELDREEVFYLSDAMSRVGRRLDWHEHPVVDKHCIGGIPGNRTSMLVVPIVAAHGLLCPKTSSRAITSPSGTADTMEVLANVDLPFDELGQLVRTHRGCLAWGGTSQLSPADDVLISVERPLAIDSPGQMVASILSKKVAAGSTHLLLDIPIGPHAKLRSMPEARRLRKLFEFVAGRMGLTLDVVITDGSQPVGRGIGPVLEARDVMRVLTNHPEAPMDLRQKALRLAGRMLEFDPDVRGGDGFGLARDILDAGRALEKMQAIIAAQGARPFDPERPPLAPHCLEVTARSAGVVTAIDNLQLARIARLAGAPRAIGAGVDVLARIGDAVEAGQPLYRVFAAYPNELTFSRQASERDSGIAIGQPDQITRLNVEC